A genome region from Ralstonia solanacearum K60 includes the following:
- a CDS encoding aspartate carbamoyltransferase catalytic subunit — protein MTKTFANPQLTKNGELKHLLSIEGLSRDILTHILDTAKQFVSVSDADREVKKVPLLRGKSVFNLFFENSTRTRTTFEIAAKRLSADVINLNINASSTSKGESLLDTINNLSAMQADMFVVRHASSGAPYLIAEHVAPHVHVINAGDGRHAHPTQGLLDMFTIRHYKKEFSNLTVAIVGDILHSRVARSDIHALTTLGCAEVRAIGPRTLLPSGLEHMGVRVFHNMEEGLKGVDAVIMLRLQNERMSGALLPSAQEYFKAYGLTQERLALAKPDAIVMHPGPMNRGVEIDSAVADGVQSVILNQVTFGIAVRMAVMGIVAGNND, from the coding sequence ATGACCAAGACTTTCGCCAACCCGCAGCTCACAAAGAACGGCGAGCTCAAGCACCTGCTGTCGATCGAGGGGCTGTCGCGTGACATCCTCACGCACATCCTCGATACGGCCAAGCAGTTCGTCTCCGTGTCGGATGCCGACCGCGAGGTGAAGAAGGTGCCGTTGCTGCGCGGCAAGAGCGTGTTCAATCTGTTTTTCGAGAATTCCACGCGCACGCGCACCACGTTCGAGATCGCGGCCAAGCGGCTGTCGGCGGATGTGATCAACCTGAACATCAACGCTTCGTCCACCAGCAAGGGCGAGTCGCTGCTCGATACCATCAACAACCTGTCGGCGATGCAGGCCGACATGTTCGTCGTGCGCCATGCCAGCTCGGGCGCGCCTTACCTGATCGCCGAGCACGTCGCGCCGCATGTGCACGTGATCAACGCGGGCGATGGCCGCCACGCGCACCCCACGCAGGGGCTGCTCGACATGTTCACCATCCGCCACTACAAGAAGGAGTTCTCCAACCTGACGGTGGCGATCGTCGGCGACATCCTGCACTCGCGGGTGGCGCGCTCCGATATCCATGCGCTGACCACGCTGGGCTGCGCCGAGGTGCGCGCCATCGGTCCGCGCACGCTGCTGCCTTCCGGCCTGGAGCACATGGGGGTGCGCGTCTTCCATAACATGGAGGAGGGGCTCAAGGGGGTCGATGCGGTCATCATGCTGCGCCTGCAGAACGAGCGGATGAGCGGTGCGCTGCTGCCGTCGGCGCAGGAGTATTTCAAGGCGTATGGCCTCACGCAGGAACGGCTGGCGCTGGCCAAGCCGGATGCCATCGTGATGCACCCGGGCCCGATGAACCGCGGCGTGGAGATCGACTCCGCCGTGGCCGACGGCGTGCAATCGGTGATCCTGAACCAGGTGACGTTCGGCATTGCCGTGCGGATGGCGGTGATGGGCATCGTGGCTGGCAACAACGACTAA